The Candidatus Tanganyikabacteria bacterium DNA segment GCGCTGCAAGAGGCCATTGCCGGCCTGCCGGCCTGGTTGCGCGGCGCCCTGGACGTCCTGGACATGCCGGTCGTGAACGTCTCGAGCACCCAGGTGCGGGATCGCGTGCGGGCCGGCCTGGAGCCGGCTGGACTCGTGCCCGACGACGTGGCCCGCTTCATTTCACGGTACGGGCTTTATCGAGCGACTCCCGTATGGCAAACTGGAAGCGCACAGAAAGGAGCGACCTAGAGCTTGGAGCATTCGCGGACGCTGTCCAACCTGGCGGCGCAGGCCGCCGACGAGAAGAAGGCCAAGGCCATCGTGTTGCTGGACCTTGAGGCGGTCTCGACGATGGCCGATTACTTTGTCATCTGCAACGGCGCGACGCCGCTGCAGGTGCGGGCGATCGCCCAGCACGTCGAGGAGACGCTCACCGAAGCGGGCTACCGCCTTTACCGCCCGATCGAGGGCCTCACGGCCGGAAGCTGGGTGCTGCTGGATTTCGGCGTGGTGATCGTGCACGTGATGCTCGATCGCGAGCGCGAGTTCTACGGCCTCGAGCGGCTGTGGACCGGCGGCAAGATGCTCCCCTACCAGGCCGCCACGGCCTAGACTGTTTTCGGCCTGATTCAAGTCGAGTGGGGCCGGCCTCCGTGCCGGCCGGCAGAGACGCCGGCCCCACCCGAAGTAGCAGGTCTATCTCGCAGCGGACTAGAGGAAGCGCCAGGACGTCCCCAGCGAGTAGGTCGGGCTTCCCGGCTCGGGGTAGCGCGGGACGGCCACCGTCGCCGTGACCTGGCCCCGCCCGAGCGACAGCGAGACGTCGCCGCAGACCAGGTCCGAGTGACCGGCCGGCGACAGACCGCCCAGGTACTCGATGTCCACGGCCAGGTCGCGGGTGACGGCGTACTCGATGGCGCTGGCGTAGCGCAACCGGCCGGGCGAACCGGGAAGGTAGGTCGTCGCCACCTCCGAGTACAAGGTCAAGCGGTCGGTCAGCGGCCGGCCGACGTCGAGGGCGATGCTACCGGCGACCGGGGCGGTCCCGAGGGTCTTGGCGGCGGAAACGCCAAGCTTGGCGGCGTTGCCCCGGAAGCCGAACGTCGTGCCGGCCCCGAGGCCCAGGGCGTAGTCGCCGGACGGGTTCCGGGTGGCCGAGAACGTCACGCCCTGTGCGGCCGTGACGCCGTAGGCGCCGCCGATGCCGGTCGTGAGGCCTTCGCCGACGCTGAACTGGCCCAGGGCCGCGGCAGCCAGCACCCCGGGCGGCATCGGGTACGGGTGGCCGAAATTGGCGGGGACGGCCCAGGCGGTGGCAGGGGCGAGCAACGCGAGTGGCATGGCGCAGATGAGCGGCTTCATGCGGCTAGAATGGCC contains these protein-coding regions:
- the rsfS gene encoding ribosome silencing factor produces the protein MSNLAAQAADEKKAKAIVLLDLEAVSTMADYFVICNGATPLQVRAIAQHVEETLTEAGYRLYRPIEGLTAGSWVLLDFGVVIVHVMLDREREFYGLERLWTGGKMLPYQAATA